A stretch of Arachis hypogaea cultivar Tifrunner chromosome 15, arahy.Tifrunner.gnm2.J5K5, whole genome shotgun sequence DNA encodes these proteins:
- the LOC112750732 gene encoding homoserine dehydrogenase isoform X1 translates to MKTIPLILMGCGGVGCHLLQHIVSCRSLHSSQGLCLNVLGVSDSKSLVVTEDSSNKGLDDKFLMELCRVKRDGGSLSKLGDLGDCRLFSHPELQERILELASQLGGKTGLVFVDCSASSNTVPVLKQVVDMGCCIVMANKKPLTSTMEDFEKLYAYPRRIRHESTVGAGLPVIASLNRIISSGDPVHRIIGSLSGTLGYVMSEVEDGKPLSQVVRAAKSLGYTEPDPREDLGGMDVARKALILARILGQRINMDTIQIESLYPKEMGPDVMSVEDFMNSGLPLLDKDIQERVEKAASNGNVLRYVCVIEGSSCEVGIQELPKNSPLGRLRGSDNVLEIYTRCYTSQPLVIQGAGAGNDTTAAGVLADIVDIQDLFP, encoded by the exons ATGAAGACTATCCCTCTGATTCTAATGGGCTGCGGAGGAGTTGGTTGTCACCTTCTCCAACACATTGTTTCCTGCCGCTCTCTTCACTCCTCACAG GGACTGTGCTTGAATGTTCTGGGAGTAAGTGATAGTAAATCTTTGGTGGTTACGGAGGATTCGTCGAATAAAGGATTGGATGATAAATTCTTGATGGAACTTTGCCGTGTCAAGCGTGATGGCGGCTCTCTATCGAAACTTGGCGATCTTG GAGACTGCCGGCTATTTTCTCATCCTGAATTGCAAGAAAGGATTCTAGAGCTTGCCTCTCAACTTGGTGGCAAAACAG GTTTGGTCTTTGTAGATTGTTCTGCAAGCTCAAACACGGTTCCGGTGCTAAAACAAGTTGTTGATATGGGTTGTTGTATTGTTATGGCAAATAAGAAGCCTCTTACATCTACAATG gaggattttgaaaaactttacgCATATCCGCGACGTATCCGGCATGAATCAACT gTAGGTGCTGGTCTTCCTGTGATAGCATCCCTAAATCGAATAATCTCTTCAGGGGATCCTGTTCATCGCATTATTGGGAGTCTGAGTG GGACATTGGGGTATGTAATGAGCGAGGTTGAGGACGGAAAGCCATTGAGCCAAGTTGTGAGAGCTGCTAAAAGTCTTGGTTACACTGAACCGG ATCCACGTGAAGACCTTGGTGGGATGGATGTTGCTAGAAAG GCTTTAATCCTTGCTCGAATACTTGGTCAACGAATTAATATGGATACTATTCAG ATTGAGAGTTTGTATCCAAAAGAAATGGGGCCTGATGTGATGAGTGTGGAAGATTTCATGAACTCTGGACTTCCATTGTTAGATAAAGACATTCAAGAGAGAGTAGAGAAGGCAGCCTCAAATGGAAATGTGCTTCGCTATGTTTGTGTAATAGAGGGCTCAAG TTGTGAAGTTGGAATTCAAGAGCTTCCAAAGAATTCTCCCTTAGGAAGGCTTCGAGGAAGTGATAATGTG TTGGAAATATACACTCGATGTTACACCAGCCAACCGTTGGTCATTCAGGGTGCTGGAGCTGGTAATGACACTACTGCTGCCGGTGTTCTTGCCGATATTGTGGATATCCAAGATCTGTTTCCTTGA
- the LOC112750732 gene encoding homoserine dehydrogenase isoform X2, whose product MKTIPLILMGCGGVGCHLLQHIVSCRSLHSSQGLCLNVLGVSDSKSLVVTEDSSNKGLDDKFLMELCRVKRDGGSLSKLGDLDCRLFSHPELQERILELASQLGGKTGLVFVDCSASSNTVPVLKQVVDMGCCIVMANKKPLTSTMEDFEKLYAYPRRIRHESTVGAGLPVIASLNRIISSGDPVHRIIGSLSGTLGYVMSEVEDGKPLSQVVRAAKSLGYTEPDPREDLGGMDVARKALILARILGQRINMDTIQIESLYPKEMGPDVMSVEDFMNSGLPLLDKDIQERVEKAASNGNVLRYVCVIEGSSCEVGIQELPKNSPLGRLRGSDNVLEIYTRCYTSQPLVIQGAGAGNDTTAAGVLADIVDIQDLFP is encoded by the exons ATGAAGACTATCCCTCTGATTCTAATGGGCTGCGGAGGAGTTGGTTGTCACCTTCTCCAACACATTGTTTCCTGCCGCTCTCTTCACTCCTCACAG GGACTGTGCTTGAATGTTCTGGGAGTAAGTGATAGTAAATCTTTGGTGGTTACGGAGGATTCGTCGAATAAAGGATTGGATGATAAATTCTTGATGGAACTTTGCCGTGTCAAGCGTGATGGCGGCTCTCTATCGAAACTTGGCGATCTTG ACTGCCGGCTATTTTCTCATCCTGAATTGCAAGAAAGGATTCTAGAGCTTGCCTCTCAACTTGGTGGCAAAACAG GTTTGGTCTTTGTAGATTGTTCTGCAAGCTCAAACACGGTTCCGGTGCTAAAACAAGTTGTTGATATGGGTTGTTGTATTGTTATGGCAAATAAGAAGCCTCTTACATCTACAATG gaggattttgaaaaactttacgCATATCCGCGACGTATCCGGCATGAATCAACT gTAGGTGCTGGTCTTCCTGTGATAGCATCCCTAAATCGAATAATCTCTTCAGGGGATCCTGTTCATCGCATTATTGGGAGTCTGAGTG GGACATTGGGGTATGTAATGAGCGAGGTTGAGGACGGAAAGCCATTGAGCCAAGTTGTGAGAGCTGCTAAAAGTCTTGGTTACACTGAACCGG ATCCACGTGAAGACCTTGGTGGGATGGATGTTGCTAGAAAG GCTTTAATCCTTGCTCGAATACTTGGTCAACGAATTAATATGGATACTATTCAG ATTGAGAGTTTGTATCCAAAAGAAATGGGGCCTGATGTGATGAGTGTGGAAGATTTCATGAACTCTGGACTTCCATTGTTAGATAAAGACATTCAAGAGAGAGTAGAGAAGGCAGCCTCAAATGGAAATGTGCTTCGCTATGTTTGTGTAATAGAGGGCTCAAG TTGTGAAGTTGGAATTCAAGAGCTTCCAAAGAATTCTCCCTTAGGAAGGCTTCGAGGAAGTGATAATGTG TTGGAAATATACACTCGATGTTACACCAGCCAACCGTTGGTCATTCAGGGTGCTGGAGCTGGTAATGACACTACTGCTGCCGGTGTTCTTGCCGATATTGTGGATATCCAAGATCTGTTTCCTTGA